A stretch of the Panicum virgatum strain AP13 chromosome 9N, P.virgatum_v5, whole genome shotgun sequence genome encodes the following:
- the LOC120688352 gene encoding WD repeat-containing protein 70-like codes for MADGGDMDEEAMRAFFPLSFGKTAARPTSAASSSAHSSTLRKPQNPSNPKPSSSTAADDDGGAMIGPPRPPPTPAGDDDDEEEGGGMIGPPRPPPLSAHGEGEDDEGGCMIGPPRPPTAEEDEEEEENDDDDDMEDDGDGGFNRIPLSNEIVLRGHTKVVSALAVDHTGSRVLSGSYDYTVRMYDFQGMNSKLQSFRQLEPFEGHQVRSLSWSPTSDRFLCVTGSAQAKIYDRDGLTLGEFVKGDMYIRDLKNTKGHISGLTGGEWNPKSKETILTSSEDGSIRLWDVSDFKSQKQVIKPKLVRPMRIPVTSCAWDHEGKRIVGGIGDGSIQLWTIKTGWGSRPDIHVEKTHTEDITGVKFSTDGQILLSRSMDSTLKIWDLRKMKTPLKVFEDLPNHYAETNAAFSPDEQLIVTGTSIEKDGDNGGLLCFFDRKKLELVSKVGISPHYSVIRCLWHPRINQVFATVGDKKEGGSHILYDPSISQRGALVCVGRAPRKKSVDDFEVQPVIHNPHALPLFRDQPSRKRQREKILKDPLKSHKPEAPVNGPGYGGRVGTSKGSLLTLYLLKEGGLIKETWMDEDPREAILKYADAAEKDPKFIAPAYSQTQPKPVFAESDSDNEEK; via the exons atggcggacggcggcgataTGGACGAGGAGGCGATGCGGGCCTTCTTCCCGCTCTCCTTTGGCAAgaccgccgcgcgccccacctccgcggcctcctcctccgcccattCCTCCACCCTCCGCAAGCCCCAAAACCCTAGTAACCCCaagccctcctcctccaccgcagcTGACGACGACGGAGGCGCCATGATTGGTccccctcggccgccgccgacgcccgcgggggacgacgacgatgaagaggagggcggcggcatgATCGGGCCGCCTCGGCCCCCACCGCTCTCCGCTCACGGCGAGGGGGAGGATGACGAGGGCGGCTGCATGATTGGACCGCCTAGGCCGCCGACAGCGGAGGAGgacgaagaggaggaggagaacgacgacgacgacgatatGGAGGACGACGGTGATGGCGGGTTCAATAGGATCCCTCTCAGCAACGAAATTGTTCTGCGGGGGCACACCAAG GTTGTCTCAGCCCTTGCCGTTGACCATACAGGATCCAGAGTGCTCTCTGGTAGCTATGATTATACAGTGCGCATGTACGATTTCCAGGGTATGAATTCAAAACTGCAATCATTCAGACAATTGGAACCCTTTGAGGGCCATCAAGTTCGTAGCCTAAGTTGGAGCCCAACGTCCGACCGATTCTTATGTGTTACCGGTTCTGCTCAGGCCAAA ATTTATGACCGTGATGGCCTCACGCTTGGCGAGTTCGTTAAGGGTGATATGTATATTCGTGATCTAAAGAATACAAAGGGACACATTTctgggctgacaggtggggagTGGAATCCAAAGTCAAAAGAGACTATTCTGACCTCATCTGAAGATGGTTCAATACGTCTCTGGGATGTGTCAGACTTTAAAAGTCAAAAGCAG GTCATCAAACCAAAGCTAGTAAGACCAATGCGGATCCCTGTTACATCATGTGCATGGGACCATGAAGGAAAACGAATCGTGGGTGGCATAGGAGATGGTTCGATACAG CTCTGGACTATAAAAACTGGATGGGGTAGCAGACCAGATATCCATGTTGAGAAAACACATACAGAGGATATTACTGGAGTTAAGTTTTCAACAGATGGACAGATTCTTCTGTCAAGAAGTATGGATAGTACTCTGAAG ATATGGGATCTGAGAAAAATGAAAACTCCTTTGAAAGTGTTTGAAGATTTGCCAAATCACTATGCTGAGACAAATGCAGCTTTTAGCCCAGATGAGCAACTTATTGTTACAGGAACCTCTATTGAAAAGGATGGTGACAATGGGGGACTACTCTGTTTCTTTGATAGAAAGAAACTTGAGCTTGTATCAAAGGTGGGGATTTCACCACATTACAGTGTGATACGGTGCCTATGGCATCCAAGGATCAACCAG GTGTTTGCTACAGTTGGGGACAAGAAAGAAGGCGGGAGTCATATCCTTTATGATCCTTCTATTAGTCAGAGAGGAGCTCTTGTATGTGTTGGACGAGCACCAAGGAAAAAGTCTGTCGATGACTTTGAGGTGCAACCTGTCATACACAATCCACATGCATTGCCACTTTTCAGAGATCAACCAAGTCGTAAACGTCAAAGAGAGAAGATACTAAAGGACCCGCTCAAATCACACAAACCAGAAGCACCTGTTAATGGTCCGGGTTATGGTGGAAGAGTTGGTACTTCAAAAGGCAGCTTACTGACACTGTACCTCTTGAAG GAAGGTGGTTTAATTAAGGAGACCTGGATGGATGAAGATCCAAGAGAAGCAATTTTGAAGTATGCTGATGCTGCAGAGAAAGATCCAAAGTTTATTGCGCCAGCTTATTCTCAAACCCAGCCAAAACCTGTCTTTGCAGAGTCTGATTCAGACAATGAAGAGAAATAA